From a region of the Eulemur rufifrons isolate Redbay chromosome 7, OSU_ERuf_1, whole genome shotgun sequence genome:
- the HNRNPAB gene encoding heterogeneous nuclear ribonucleoprotein A/B isoform X1, which translates to MSEAGEEQPMETTGATENGHEAAAEGESPAGAGTRAAAGAGGGTAAPRSGNQNGAEGDQINASKNEEDAGKMFVGGLSWDTSKKDLKDYFTKFGEVVDCTIKMDPNTGRSRGFGFILFKDAASVEKVLDQKEHRLDGRVIDPKKAMAMKKDPVKKIFVGGLNPEATEEKIREYFGEFGEIEAIELPMDPKLNKRRGFVFITFKEEEPVKKVLEKKFHTISGSKCEIKVAQPKEVYQQQQYGSGGRGNRNRGNRGSGGGGGGGGQSQSWNQGYGNYWNQGYGYQQGYGPSYGGYDYSPYGYYGYGPGYDYSQGSTNYGKSQRRGGHQNNYKPY; encoded by the exons ATGTCGGAAGCGGGTGAGGAGCAGCCCATGGAGACGACGGGCGCCACTGAGAACGGACACGAGGCCGCCGCCGAAGGCGAGTCGCCGGCCGGGGCCGGCACCCGGGCCGCCGCGGGGGCTGGAGGCGGGACCGCGGCGCCCCGGAGCGGGAATCAGAACGGCGCCGAGGGTGACCAGATCAACGCCAGCAAAAACGAGGAGGACGCGGG GAAAATGTTTGTCGGTGGCCTGAGTTGGGATACCagcaaaaaagatttaaaagactATTTTACTAAATTTGGGGAGGTCGTTGACTGTACAATAAAAATGGATCCCAACACTGGACGGTCAAGAGGGTTTGGATTTATCCTCTTCAAAGATGCAGCCAGTGTGGAGAAG GTCCTAGACCAGAAGGAGCACAGACTGGATGGCCGTGTCATTGATCCTAAAAAGGCCATGGCTATGAAGAAGGATCCTGTAAAGAAAATCTTTGTGGGGGGTCTGAATCCTGAAGCTACCGAGGAAAAGATCAGGGAGTACTTTGGAGAGTTTGGGGAG ATCGAGGCCATTGAGCTTCCAATGGATCCAAAGTTGAACAAGAGACGAGGTTTTGTGTTTATCACCTTTAAAGAAGAAGAACCTGTGAAGAAGGTTCTGGAAAAAAAGTTCCATACTATCAGTGGAAGCAAG TGTGAAATCAAGGTGGCTCAGCCCAAAGAGGTCTATCAGCAACAGCAGTATGGCTCTGGGGGCCGTGGAAACCGCAACCGGGGGAACCGAGGCAGCggcggtggtggtggcggtggag GTCAGAGTCAGAGTTGGAATCAGGGCTACGGCAACTACTGGAACCAGGGCTACGGCTATCAGCAGGGCTACGGGCCCAGCTATGGCGGCTACGACTACTCGCCCTATGGCTATTACGGCTACGGCCCCGGCTACGACTACA GTCAGGGTAGTACAAACTACGGCAAGAGCCAGCGACGTGGTGGCCATCAGAATAACTATAAGCCATACTGA
- the HNRNPAB gene encoding heterogeneous nuclear ribonucleoprotein A/B isoform X2 encodes MSEAGEEQPMETTGATENGHEAAAEGESPAGAGTRAAAGAGGGTAAPRSGNQNGAEGDQINASKNEEDAGKMFVGGLSWDTSKKDLKDYFTKFGEVVDCTIKMDPNTGRSRGFGFILFKDAASVEKVLDQKEHRLDGRVIDPKKAMAMKKDPVKKIFVGGLNPEATEEKIREYFGEFGEIEAIELPMDPKLNKRRGFVFITFKEEEPVKKVLEKKFHTISGSKCEIKVAQPKEVYQQQQYGSGGRGNRNRGNRGSGGGGGGGGQGSTNYGKSQRRGGHQNNYKPY; translated from the exons ATGTCGGAAGCGGGTGAGGAGCAGCCCATGGAGACGACGGGCGCCACTGAGAACGGACACGAGGCCGCCGCCGAAGGCGAGTCGCCGGCCGGGGCCGGCACCCGGGCCGCCGCGGGGGCTGGAGGCGGGACCGCGGCGCCCCGGAGCGGGAATCAGAACGGCGCCGAGGGTGACCAGATCAACGCCAGCAAAAACGAGGAGGACGCGGG GAAAATGTTTGTCGGTGGCCTGAGTTGGGATACCagcaaaaaagatttaaaagactATTTTACTAAATTTGGGGAGGTCGTTGACTGTACAATAAAAATGGATCCCAACACTGGACGGTCAAGAGGGTTTGGATTTATCCTCTTCAAAGATGCAGCCAGTGTGGAGAAG GTCCTAGACCAGAAGGAGCACAGACTGGATGGCCGTGTCATTGATCCTAAAAAGGCCATGGCTATGAAGAAGGATCCTGTAAAGAAAATCTTTGTGGGGGGTCTGAATCCTGAAGCTACCGAGGAAAAGATCAGGGAGTACTTTGGAGAGTTTGGGGAG ATCGAGGCCATTGAGCTTCCAATGGATCCAAAGTTGAACAAGAGACGAGGTTTTGTGTTTATCACCTTTAAAGAAGAAGAACCTGTGAAGAAGGTTCTGGAAAAAAAGTTCCATACTATCAGTGGAAGCAAG TGTGAAATCAAGGTGGCTCAGCCCAAAGAGGTCTATCAGCAACAGCAGTATGGCTCTGGGGGCCGTGGAAACCGCAACCGGGGGAACCGAGGCAGCggcggtggtggtggcggtggag GTCAGGGTAGTACAAACTACGGCAAGAGCCAGCGACGTGGTGGCCATCAGAATAACTATAAGCCATACTGA